Proteins encoded in a region of the Balaenoptera ricei isolate mBalRic1 chromosome 19, mBalRic1.hap2, whole genome shotgun sequence genome:
- the LOC132354210 gene encoding zinc finger protein 350-like isoform X1 encodes MIEAQETLTFDDVAVDFTWEEWQFLAPPQKDLYRDVMLENYSNLLSVGYKASKPDILSKLDQGEPWTMEDEIHCGTHSEVWKVDDHLLEHLQNESMEKRLEQWHKQNPLEYSVHRRRTHFLFRQNQGMFDLHRKSMKSNLTLLSKSRSYEINSPAEFTGEVRSCLHADNEQFHTEIKFPTSQKLTSTKSQFIKHQKTQKIKKSHVCGECGKAFIKKSWLTDHQNLHTGEKPHRCNLCGKAFFRKFKLTEHQRTHTGEKPYECTECGKAFLKKSGLSVHQKTHTGEKPFICSECGKGFIQKGNLMVHQRIHTGEKPYICNECGKGFSQKTCLTAHQRFHTGTTPFVCGECGKTLSQKTGLIKHQRTHTGEKPFECSDCGKGFIEKPQLVIHQRIHTGEKPYRCSECGKSFRGKSVLNKHQKTHSVKVENSPSEGHRSSQSSVVLQEKNLNTVTMQVPSVVPQTSVNISGLLANRNVVIVGQPVARCAPTGDSRGLAQERTLMNAVNVVVPSVVNYILFYVTENQ; translated from the exons atgatcGAGGCCCAG GAAACCCTGACATTTGACGATGTGGCCGTTGACTTCACGTGGGAGGAGTGGCAGTTTCTGGCCCCTCCTCAGAAGGACCTGTACCGGGACGTGATGCTGGAGAACTATAGCAACCTGCTGTCTGTGG GTTATAAAGCCAGCAAACCAGACATACTCTCCAAGTTGGATCAAGGAGAACCATGGACGATGGAAGATGAAATCCACTGTGGAACCCATTCAG aagTCTGGAAAGTTGATGATCACCTGCTGGAGCACTTACAAAATGAAAGCATGGAGAAGAGACTAGAACAATGGCACAAACAGAACCCACTGGAATATTCTGTTCATCGGAGGAGAACTCATTTTCTGTTCAGGCAAAATCAGGGTATGTTTGACTTACATAGAAAAAGTATGAAATCAAATTTAACTTTACTTTCCAAGAGCAGGAGCTATGAAATAAACAGCCCTGCTGAGTTTACTGGAGAAGTCAGATCCTGTCTCCATGCTGACAATGAACAATTTCATACTGAAATTAAATTCCCCACAAGCCAAAAACTCACCAGCACTAAGTCCCAATTCATCAAGCATCAGAAgactcaaaaaataaagaaatctcacGTATGTggtgaatgtgggaaagctttcaTCAAAAAGTCTTGGCTCACTGATCACCAGAATCTTCATACAGGAGAGAAGCCCCATCGATGTAATctatgtgggaaagccttcttcAGAAAGTTCAAGCTCACTGAACATCAGAGAACgcatacaggagagaaaccttatgaatgcACTGAATGTGGCAAAGCCTTCCTCAAGAAATCAGGGCTCAGTGTCCATCAGAAAACCCATACCGGGGAGAAACCATTTATATGCAGTGAATGCGGAAAGGGCTTCATCCAGAAGGGAAATCTTATGGTGCATCAGCGGATTCACACAGGCGAGAAACCTTATATATGCAATGAATGTGGAAAAGGCTTCAGCCAAAAGACATGCCTCACAGCACACCAGAGATTTCACACAGGAACGACTCCCTTTGTGTGTGGGGAATGTGGAAAAACCCTTTCCCAGAAGACAGGTCTCATTAAACACCAAAGgactcacacaggagagaaaccctttGAATGCAGCGATTGTGGGAAAGGCTTTATCGAGAAGCCGCAGCTCGTTATACATCAGAGAATCCATACAGGGGAGAAACCTTATAGAtgtagtgaatgtgggaaatcatTCAGAGGGAAGTCAGTCCTCAATAAACATCAGAAAACTCATTCAGTCAAGGTGGAAAATTCTCCCTCAGAGGGTCACAGGTCCTCACAGAGCAGTGTTGTCCTCCAAGAGAAAAACCTAAATACAGTGACAATGCAAGTACCTTCTGTGGTCCCTCAGACATCAGTCAACATCAGTGGGCTCCTAGCAAACAGGAATGTAGTCATAGTGGGACAGCCTGTGGCCAGATGTGCACCCACAGGAGACAGCAGAGGGTTGGCACAGGAGAGAACCCTTatgaatgcagtgaatgtggTTGTGCCTTCAGTggtcaattatattttattttatgtcacaGAAAACcagtag
- the LOC132354210 gene encoding zinc finger protein 350-like isoform X2 gives MIEAQETLTFDDVAVDFTWEEWQFLAPPQKDLYRDVMLENYSNLLSVGYKASKPDILSKLDQGEPWTMEDEIHCGTHSVWKVDDHLLEHLQNESMEKRLEQWHKQNPLEYSVHRRRTHFLFRQNQGMFDLHRKSMKSNLTLLSKSRSYEINSPAEFTGEVRSCLHADNEQFHTEIKFPTSQKLTSTKSQFIKHQKTQKIKKSHVCGECGKAFIKKSWLTDHQNLHTGEKPHRCNLCGKAFFRKFKLTEHQRTHTGEKPYECTECGKAFLKKSGLSVHQKTHTGEKPFICSECGKGFIQKGNLMVHQRIHTGEKPYICNECGKGFSQKTCLTAHQRFHTGTTPFVCGECGKTLSQKTGLIKHQRTHTGEKPFECSDCGKGFIEKPQLVIHQRIHTGEKPYRCSECGKSFRGKSVLNKHQKTHSVKVENSPSEGHRSSQSSVVLQEKNLNTVTMQVPSVVPQTSVNISGLLANRNVVIVGQPVARCAPTGDSRGLAQERTLMNAVNVVVPSVVNYILFYVTENQ, from the exons atgatcGAGGCCCAG GAAACCCTGACATTTGACGATGTGGCCGTTGACTTCACGTGGGAGGAGTGGCAGTTTCTGGCCCCTCCTCAGAAGGACCTGTACCGGGACGTGATGCTGGAGAACTATAGCAACCTGCTGTCTGTGG GTTATAAAGCCAGCAAACCAGACATACTCTCCAAGTTGGATCAAGGAGAACCATGGACGATGGAAGATGAAATCCACTGTGGAACCCATTCAG TCTGGAAAGTTGATGATCACCTGCTGGAGCACTTACAAAATGAAAGCATGGAGAAGAGACTAGAACAATGGCACAAACAGAACCCACTGGAATATTCTGTTCATCGGAGGAGAACTCATTTTCTGTTCAGGCAAAATCAGGGTATGTTTGACTTACATAGAAAAAGTATGAAATCAAATTTAACTTTACTTTCCAAGAGCAGGAGCTATGAAATAAACAGCCCTGCTGAGTTTACTGGAGAAGTCAGATCCTGTCTCCATGCTGACAATGAACAATTTCATACTGAAATTAAATTCCCCACAAGCCAAAAACTCACCAGCACTAAGTCCCAATTCATCAAGCATCAGAAgactcaaaaaataaagaaatctcacGTATGTggtgaatgtgggaaagctttcaTCAAAAAGTCTTGGCTCACTGATCACCAGAATCTTCATACAGGAGAGAAGCCCCATCGATGTAATctatgtgggaaagccttcttcAGAAAGTTCAAGCTCACTGAACATCAGAGAACgcatacaggagagaaaccttatgaatgcACTGAATGTGGCAAAGCCTTCCTCAAGAAATCAGGGCTCAGTGTCCATCAGAAAACCCATACCGGGGAGAAACCATTTATATGCAGTGAATGCGGAAAGGGCTTCATCCAGAAGGGAAATCTTATGGTGCATCAGCGGATTCACACAGGCGAGAAACCTTATATATGCAATGAATGTGGAAAAGGCTTCAGCCAAAAGACATGCCTCACAGCACACCAGAGATTTCACACAGGAACGACTCCCTTTGTGTGTGGGGAATGTGGAAAAACCCTTTCCCAGAAGACAGGTCTCATTAAACACCAAAGgactcacacaggagagaaaccctttGAATGCAGCGATTGTGGGAAAGGCTTTATCGAGAAGCCGCAGCTCGTTATACATCAGAGAATCCATACAGGGGAGAAACCTTATAGAtgtagtgaatgtgggaaatcatTCAGAGGGAAGTCAGTCCTCAATAAACATCAGAAAACTCATTCAGTCAAGGTGGAAAATTCTCCCTCAGAGGGTCACAGGTCCTCACAGAGCAGTGTTGTCCTCCAAGAGAAAAACCTAAATACAGTGACAATGCAAGTACCTTCTGTGGTCCCTCAGACATCAGTCAACATCAGTGGGCTCCTAGCAAACAGGAATGTAGTCATAGTGGGACAGCCTGTGGCCAGATGTGCACCCACAGGAGACAGCAGAGGGTTGGCACAGGAGAGAACCCTTatgaatgcagtgaatgtggTTGTGCCTTCAGTggtcaattatattttattttatgtcacaGAAAACcagtag